TTTTAAAATCTAAAGATGACGCAGATGGAATTGGCGAGTGTTGTTTCTTGTTAAGTGCTGCTCTAACTGCTCTTCTAATATCACTTTCCAACAATTTATTAATTTCCTCTACAATTTTTTTTATAAAATTTCTAACACTTTCTTTACTTTTTTGTGGGATTTGCTCTTTCAAAAGCATAATTGTTGAAGCAAGATTTATGTTAGGCTCTACTTGATCCAATATTTCAGGCTCAAAAAGCAATTGTTTCAATCCACATCTTTCCATCGCATCCGTCTGAATAATTTTCACCAATTCTTTATCAAACAAAGTTCTAACATCTCCAAGCCATCTACTAATTTGTGGATTAGACGGACCTCGCCCAGCAGAGTCTCCACCCATAAATTGTCCTGTCGGATTATAAATCGCATCCAATGCCTTATCCATCAACCAATCTTCCTCTGTAAAACTTGGAATAGCTTCTGAATCCATAGACGAAAATTCTTCTTCCGTATCTTTTCCAAGAATTAATCGCCAACGTTTTATATCTTCTTTATAGTCCATTTTTACACCTCCTTAATATTTTAAAAACTAAATTTATATATTAATGATTTAATTATTTTTTTGTTTTTTGTCTATTACTCTGTTGATTCTCTCTAAAAAATTCTCTGGAAGATTTGTAATTTTAGCAAAATCATTAAATCGTTCTCTATCTTCATTTTTTATAAAAAAAGCTAATTCTTTTAATATTTCAATTCTTAAAAACTCATTATCCAACAGTAATATTATTACTAAAATCATAGAAAAAATATCATTACTTCCTCTACCATATTTTGAATAATCATTTTTATTTGTTAATTTTAAATATCCATGTTCATTCAACACTTTTTTTAAGTACCTAAAAACCACATATCTTTTTGATTTATAATTTACAAAATTCATTGAATGTGCTATTTCATTACGAAATTTTCTAATTAGAATAAGACTGTTTCTAAATAACTCCTTTGCCTCCATTTTTTCAGTTTGTAAAAAATTAAAAGGTATTATTTTTTCTTTTATTTCTTCAGATAAAAAATCATATAACGATGTCATTTTACTAAAGGTAACTTTTTTAAATAAAATATATGGATTTTCATCACCACTTAATTCATTTATTTCCTCAATTACATTCCTAATAATTTCTTCACTATCATTTCTCAATATATAATTTTTAATATTCAGATATTCCTCTTTTCTTACTCCTAAATTCTCAGAAATTACAGATGCCATTTTATTTTTAAAAACTCTTTCAATATATACTGTATATTTGAAAAGTATATTTTGAATACTTCTATCATAATGATAAAATTGAAATATCTTCTCAATTGTAATATTTTCCTTGAATCTTCCATCTTTCATAAACAATTTTTCATAAACTTCTATTACATCAAAAGAAGAAAAATGTTTCAAAATTTCTTTCGCATTATTAATGCTCTCAATTATTAAACCTTTTTCTTTTAATTGCTCTATTTGTTGTTCTGTAAATAAAATTTCTTTCCCCATTTTCTCTCCTATTAAATAAAAAAGTCTTGTTATAGAAAACTACAACAAGACCGATGGTCTAAACGACCGATTCATCTTACTGTAAGAATACCATAAAAAATTATTTTTGTCAATTACCTTATTTTCAATTTTTCTTTCAAAAAATTATTTTCGATCAAATATCATCAAAATCAAATTCTTCTAATCCTGCAATTATTTCTTTCTCATTTTCTCCCAGATCATCATTTATTACAGCACTTACATCATTTTTATTCAAGCCCCATATTTCTGCGATATTTTCGGCAATATCATGCTTTTCATTTGAAGTAAAGTCAGCAAAAGCTCTTCTTAAAAATAATAATGCTCTTTTAAATTCTTCCTCATCTAAGTTTGAAATATAGTTTTGGAGTTTTTCCCAAAGTCCAAGTCTTGCAATTAAGGTATAATGATTTTTCATCGATAGACCTTCAAACCAAGTTGCCCCTAAATCTGCGGGAACCCCTTTTGATAATCTTTTTTCGACTTCTTTTCCAAGTACTTCATTATCAATTTTTCCAGCTTCCAGTAATATAGCCATTGCAAGTCCTGAGATTTTTGTATTTAAATCGTCTCTCTTTGAAATTTCTAAAAGAAGTGAATACCATCTTTCTCTATCTAAAAAATCATGATTTTCAACTACAGTATGCATTATTATTATACTTTTAGCTAGTTCTACTGCTGCATTATTGTCGCAAAAAGACTCGCTCGGCAATATTAAGCAAACTCTTAAAAAGAGTTGCTCAAGAATAGGAATCAGAACTTTTGTATCTAATTTTCTGATATCGCCATAACGAAGCATCAGTGATAAAGTCGACATTGTCTTGGCTATTTCATCAATAGGGACGTCACCTGTTATAAAATTTTGTAATGCTTGAAACGCTTTTTCTAGTGCTTTTGGCATTCCACAATAAAAGGCATCTTTCACTATTTCTGCCATTTCTGACAGTGTTTTTGCACCTTCTATTCTTTGCATTAATTCAAAAGCTGTTGCAAATTCAATTGTATCTCCTTTTAAGATTGTTTCCACAATTTCAATTTCTGTTTCTGGTTTCCATTGTAACATCCATTCTTCTGCCCAAGTTGTATTTTCTTGGCGATTCCCAATAAGTTTTGCAAACGAAATATTCAAAACTCTCAATTTATGAAAAAAGAATGAACGCTCCAAGTCCATAAATGCTAATTTTTCTGATTGAACCCTTAATTTTTCCCTCAAATCTAATTTTATTTCTGTCGCTGTTAATGAACGATATTTTTCAAGTTTCAATTCCTTCAATAAATTGTAAAAATCTGACTGTATTGACGTTTGAATAGCTTCCTTTGGAATACTTCCTATTTTTTTCCCAACTTCAACATTCGCCATTGCTAAAACTAGTTCTGAGTAGCTTCCGTGTGCCATACAAGTAATCGCTGCATCTTTTATATCCTTCAACGTCGGTATTTTCCCATCGTGCAAATTTGCCAATGAAGTTGCTAGATGGACTGCCTCTATAATTTGAGCTGACGATACCATATTTCCATTTTCCCTTTGATATTCTGCAATTTTACTTAAATACATATATGTCGCAAAAAGTGGGTCTTCTTTCTCTAAACCATTCCACAAAAATTCATAATACCCTGGCGCCTTATTTCCAGCTCCATAATTTGAATAAGTCGACAATTTATAGTAAGAATAAGGCATTAACGTTTTTTTAGATTCTAATTTTGGTAATTTTTTGATTTCCTTTTCAGTCAAAATCAATTTGCCACTTTCTATTCCTTCAACATGAAAAGCCCCAACAACCATAGCAATTTCATCTATTTTGTAGCCTTCTTTACACACATCGGAAACAACTTTACACATGTACGACTCTCTAATAATATTTTTCGCATCAGACACCGTATTTGATAAAGTCAACTCCCTCAAATGTTTCCCATAATCTTTCGCTCCACTACTATATGCCTTATAATCAGAAGCCTGTTCCACTACTCTTTCCCAAAAGACTTCATCATCTGAATCTTCCGAATATTCATTAATTTTTCTATAAATGTAGGCATTCAAATTTTCCTCTGGATTCTCATCTAAATTTTTCTTTACACTTTCTACACCTAAAAAATTGAAGATGGCAAATCACAAAATCTACACTCTACTCCATTTTCCTTTGCCCATAAAATAGCTTGATATTCTGGAGAAAACTCTGCAAATGGATATACTATTGTCTGG
This genomic stretch from Leptotrichia sp. oral taxon 218 harbors:
- a CDS encoding Abi family protein gives rise to the protein MGKEILFTEQQIEQLKEKGLIIESINNAKEILKHFSSFDVIEVYEKLFMKDGRFKENITIEKIFQFYHYDRSIQNILFKYTVYIERVFKNKMASVISENLGVRKEEYLNIKNYILRNDSEEIIRNVIEEINELSGDENPYILFKKVTFSKMTSLYDFLSEEIKEKIIPFNFLQTEKMEAKELFRNSLILIRKFRNEIAHSMNFVNYKSKRYVVFRYLKKVLNEHGYLKLTNKNDYSKYGRGSNDIFSMILVIILLLDNEFLRIEILKELAFFIKNEDRERFNDFAKITNLPENFLERINRVIDKKQKNN